Proteins co-encoded in one Ziziphus jujuba cultivar Dongzao chromosome 9, ASM3175591v1 genomic window:
- the LOC132799545 gene encoding acidic endochitinase-like has product MAAKTQDCSVLLLFLIFISAFKPSQAGGIAIYWGQNGNESTLADTCNSGNYQFVNIAFLATFGDGQNPVLNLAGHCDPGASTCTGLSADIKSCQDKGIKVFLSIGGTVGTYSLTSAEDAKQVSDYLWNNFLGGESRIGPLGDAVLDGIDFHIEAGSGKYWDELARSLSGRTERKVYLAAAPLCPIPDAHLDGAIQTGLFDYIWVQFYYYGRCQYGGHTNNLLSYWSQWTLPPTQQLFLGLPSAPEAAPSGGFIPADVLISQVLPTIKSSPKYGGIMLWNKQFDIHYSNAIKGSV; this is encoded by the coding sequence ATGGCAGCCAAAACACAAGATTGCTCTGTTctacttcttttccttatatttaTCTCCGCCTTCAAGCCCTCTCAAGCTGGAGGGATCGCCATATATTGGGGCCAAAACGGCAACGAAAGTACCTTGGCCGATACTTGTAACTCAGGTAACTACCAATTCGTCAACATAGCTTTCCTAGCTACCTTCGGCGATGGCCAAAACCCAGTGCTAAACCTAGCCGGGCATTGTGATCCAGGCGCCAGTACGTGCACCGGTTTAAGCGCCGACATAAAATCCTGCCAGGACAAAGGCATCAAAGTCTTCCTTTCCATCGGAGGCACTGTAGGAACCTATTCTCTTACCTCCGCCGAAGACGCCAAGCAGGTCTCCGATTACCTGTGGAACAACTTCCTTGGTGGTGAGTCCCGTATCGGTCCCCTCGGTGATGCGGTACTGGACGGCATCGATTTCCATATCGAGGCTGGTTCCGGGAAGTACTGGGATGAGCTGGCTAGGTCCCTAAGTGGTCGCACCGAACGGAAAGTTTACTTGGCTGCAGCACCACTGTGTCCCATCCCTGATGCTCACCTTGACGGAGCCATCCAAACTGGGCTTTTTGATTATATTTGGGTTCAGTTCTACTACTATGGTCGATGCCAATATGGTGGACATACGAACAATCTTTTAAGCTATTGGAGCCAGTGGACTCTTCCTCCAACCCAGCAATTGTTCTTGGGGCTACCCTCGGCGCCTGAGGCGGCTCCCAGCGGTGGATTTATTCCAGCCGATGTTCTCATCTCTCAAGTTCTTCCAACTATAAAGAGCTCTCCAAAATATGGAGGAATTATGCTTTGGAACAAACAGTTTGATATTCACTATAGCAACGCCATAAAAGGAAGTGTTTAA